The following are from one region of the Rosistilla carotiformis genome:
- a CDS encoding PulJ/GspJ family protein has protein sequence MFVKDRKQRGFTLVEMLIAMTVTLLIMAGLAQTFSVIGTRIRETTVEVGLSTKLRGVAMQLRNDLEYRTVQNISFDRGQEDGYFVYYEGPVADVTTSVAIGREDVSKWGDFDDYIAFTAQAPPGAYFTGSVPKFIADGTGTDMTPVTIRSEYAEIIYWIGPTYNETGGAFSIDTIPPLPVSGTLPTAVPVPNRLQLHRRVLLIRPDLNNNTMSWGEPYLQLPAAYQAGAWANNIATAGWLTGMAKIHQMCDLSVSRITQSALSGSIGWDQPRTEIRANSLKDLSRPENRFAHVRMPLPTTGVAKSTLPLLAMGNPSALSALPTPAASGVARANTNPAWAFGSPHLLQGFLLPDFALGLKQEYQVPQTAADLTSQTTTYGYAMPAGWGGDRRGEDVVLDDMLGFDVKLFDRSTALVMLPGDDGNPGNNQTGAGSWQFMGEANSDDVLITPNDPGYRYFFDANLDWDGTDDSSIAVRSAQNHPTGAANNDPLLISRGAFVDLGYATLRGGNVRARMDPMIQTMPTNVGVNARLLLESEFSGAVYDDNTGALDHMRSLRLSGKYGYSTVTGGARWYQPVFDTWSVEYSEGFPFEFDTTYNTMVWPIPTGTVPRAPIAGELDAMGSAVPPFQSQPAAIQVTLRIEDKRSRQIRQLTVSENL, from the coding sequence ATGTTTGTCAAAGATAGAAAACAGCGGGGTTTTACCCTGGTCGAAATGTTGATCGCGATGACCGTGACCCTGCTGATCATGGCAGGGTTGGCGCAGACATTTAGCGTGATTGGAACGCGGATTCGCGAGACGACGGTTGAGGTCGGCCTGAGCACCAAACTGCGTGGCGTCGCGATGCAGTTGCGGAACGATCTCGAATACCGCACCGTCCAAAACATCTCCTTCGATCGCGGGCAAGAAGACGGCTACTTCGTTTATTACGAAGGGCCCGTTGCCGACGTTACGACTTCGGTGGCTATCGGTCGCGAAGATGTTTCAAAGTGGGGCGATTTCGATGACTACATCGCCTTCACCGCACAAGCTCCTCCCGGCGCCTACTTCACCGGAAGCGTGCCGAAGTTTATCGCCGATGGGACGGGAACCGATATGACACCGGTTACGATCCGGTCCGAGTATGCGGAGATCATCTACTGGATCGGTCCTACCTACAACGAAACCGGCGGAGCGTTTTCGATCGATACGATTCCACCATTGCCCGTTAGTGGAACGTTGCCGACCGCGGTCCCGGTCCCCAATCGACTGCAATTGCATCGTCGAGTGCTACTGATCCGCCCCGATCTTAACAACAACACGATGTCTTGGGGCGAACCCTATCTCCAGCTGCCCGCAGCGTATCAGGCTGGCGCATGGGCCAACAATATTGCAACTGCTGGATGGCTTACGGGGATGGCCAAGATTCATCAAATGTGCGACCTCTCGGTCTCGCGCATAACACAGTCAGCACTTTCGGGTTCAATTGGCTGGGACCAACCACGAACCGAGATTCGCGCGAACTCGTTGAAGGACCTGTCGCGGCCTGAAAATAGGTTTGCGCACGTTCGGATGCCATTGCCGACCACCGGTGTTGCCAAGTCAACTTTGCCGTTGCTGGCGATGGGGAATCCCAGTGCATTGTCCGCACTGCCAACGCCCGCTGCCTCCGGAGTCGCTCGAGCAAACACCAACCCAGCCTGGGCGTTTGGAAGTCCACACCTTCTGCAAGGCTTCTTGCTTCCCGATTTCGCCTTGGGACTCAAACAAGAATATCAGGTCCCACAAACGGCCGCGGATCTAACCAGTCAAACAACAACCTACGGGTACGCGATGCCCGCGGGCTGGGGCGGCGACCGACGTGGCGAAGATGTTGTGTTGGACGACATGCTTGGTTTTGACGTAAAGTTGTTCGATCGCAGCACAGCATTGGTCATGCTGCCGGGAGACGATGGCAATCCAGGAAACAATCAGACCGGAGCCGGTTCATGGCAATTCATGGGTGAAGCCAATAGCGACGACGTCTTGATCACGCCAAACGATCCAGGATATCGGTATTTCTTCGATGCCAATCTCGATTGGGATGGAACCGACGATAGTTCGATCGCTGTCCGGTCGGCGCAGAATCATCCGACAGGTGCAGCCAATAACGATCCGCTGCTGATCTCTCGTGGCGCATTTGTCGACCTGGGCTACGCAACGTTGCGTGGCGGTAATGTGCGGGCTCGGATGGATCCCATGATTCAAACCATGCCGACCAATGTTGGTGTCAATGCTCGCCTTCTCCTCGAGTCGGAGTTCAGTGGAGCTGTGTACGACGACAATACCGGCGCCCTCGACCACATGAGATCACTACGGCTGTCAGGGAAATACGGATACTCGACGGTCACAGGGGGGGCACGTTGGTATCAACCTGTGTTTGACACGTGGTCTGTGGAGTATTCCGAAGGCTTCCCGTTTGAATTTGACACTACGTACAACACGATGGTTTGGCCCATTCCGACAGGCACCGTTCCTAGGGCACCTATCGCGGGTGAACTCGACGCGATGGGAAGTGCAGTTCCGCCTTTTCAATCGCAGCCCGCTGCCATCCAAGTTACGCTGCGAATCGAAGACAAGAGAAGTCGGCAGATTCGACAGTTGACAGTTTCGGAAAATCTGTAG
- a CDS encoding prepilin-type N-terminal cleavage/methylation domain-containing protein: MSQMQQQRRNFRIGFTLVELLIVVSIITLVTAIALPTVRDQLRDQKATRTASLVRSYLDTARARAVNTGKPYGVVIKRSGISGFESARSIELRYCRLASSYSGDESDAFALITPPGTYDASIRIVQFPNTDGTDPVYGNDVIRTPPPGFVVVGDTIQFDDSDVNFQIRQVTYDSSTPANLVSLQVVPVDPSVVSDVAVGAGSSATRGYSISRFRETASLPLYLQTGTMIDLTFSGYRRGDASVKDYGTAFGSHQRLSACQFSPMEIEHRYDLTRGATSTAAYDTAGTSPVVASARTYPYGDIYILFAPNGTVYSVIYGELYGAPGSKAIRMQHHLVNSDIYLMVGREGLTDVADPMSLSSKEQATAFDLQSVWVVINGVSGEVTTQTPNPIASVRDSGLQAAEKTPAEMHNGISALMHVSREKI; encoded by the coding sequence ATGTCTCAGATGCAACAACAAAGACGAAATTTCCGAATCGGCTTTACGCTGGTCGAGCTGTTGATCGTTGTGTCGATCATCACCTTGGTGACAGCGATCGCTTTGCCGACGGTCCGCGACCAGCTTCGCGATCAGAAAGCAACCCGCACCGCGTCGCTGGTTCGTTCTTATCTCGACACCGCGCGAGCGCGTGCCGTGAACACCGGCAAGCCCTACGGAGTCGTGATCAAGCGATCGGGGATCAGCGGATTCGAAAGTGCCCGCAGTATCGAGTTGCGATACTGTCGGTTGGCATCGTCTTACTCGGGCGACGAATCCGATGCCTTTGCACTTATTACGCCTCCGGGTACTTATGATGCCTCGATTCGGATCGTGCAGTTCCCCAATACCGATGGGACGGATCCGGTCTACGGTAACGACGTCATTCGAACGCCGCCTCCTGGTTTTGTTGTCGTTGGCGATACGATTCAGTTCGACGACTCCGACGTCAACTTTCAAATCCGTCAAGTGACATATGATTCATCGACACCGGCCAACCTCGTCAGTCTTCAAGTCGTACCTGTCGATCCATCGGTCGTCTCCGATGTAGCGGTGGGTGCTGGCAGCAGTGCAACACGAGGTTATTCGATCTCTCGATTTCGCGAGACCGCATCGTTGCCGTTGTACTTGCAGACCGGGACGATGATCGACCTCACCTTTTCGGGATATCGTCGCGGCGATGCCTCGGTGAAAGATTACGGCACAGCGTTTGGGAGTCATCAACGTCTGTCGGCATGCCAGTTTTCACCGATGGAAATCGAGCATCGATACGATCTCACTCGCGGTGCAACATCGACTGCAGCGTACGACACGGCGGGGACTTCTCCGGTAGTGGCGTCCGCTCGGACTTATCCGTACGGCGACATCTACATTCTGTTTGCTCCTAACGGAACGGTTTATTCGGTCATCTATGGCGAGTTATATGGGGCTCCAGGCTCGAAAGCTATCCGAATGCAGCATCACTTGGTGAACTCCGATATCTACCTGATGGTCGGGCGAGAAGGGTTAACCGACGTCGCCGACCCGATGTCGCTTAGTTCCAAGGAACAAGCCACAGCCTTTGACCTGCAATCGGTCTGGGTTGTCATCAATGGTGTTTCTGGAGAAGTGACCACTCAGACTCCTAATCCGATCGCCAGCGTGCGAGACAGCGGCCTGCAGGCAGCTGAAAAAACGCCAGCTGAAATGCACAACGGCATTTCAGCCCTGATGCACGTGTCGCGAGAAAAGATCTAA
- a CDS encoding prepilin-type N-terminal cleavage/methylation domain-containing protein, producing MSHPLRPRTKPPRTAFTLIELLVVIIIIGILASLVTAGVVSARSRMIDSALKVELTNVELALEAYRDKYGDYPPDFSDWAVVQRHYRTAFPKISAKDMGLLSQACFVDPTDSTTFQINGIDRAEALVFALGGFSSDPRFPFSGSGGPFVYVGTGNVDDLDSYHYNTSRDNRLFEFDEVRLTMGLNGVFGYSTDEGLYWNTSTAALGATVAPNATPAAPSGVTADLFPVYRRRNDETSLPFVYFDSRTYSLGTTSRAVNVYQPTAGSVGVAKPYKSLLVNTGTTSSIPDDGLFFVNRDSFQIVSGGQDEHYGGDPSAPAMAYIFPAGTGFNLNSGLVAGVGNYLYTPDPTNFQEDNVTNFSSTTLESDLE from the coding sequence ATGTCCCATCCCCTCCGCCCCAGAACCAAGCCCCCCCGCACAGCGTTCACGTTGATCGAGCTGTTGGTGGTCATCATCATCATCGGCATTTTGGCGAGCTTGGTGACCGCCGGCGTCGTGTCGGCGCGAAGCCGGATGATTGACAGCGCGTTGAAAGTGGAACTGACGAACGTTGAGCTCGCATTGGAGGCCTATCGAGACAAGTACGGCGACTATCCTCCCGATTTCTCCGATTGGGCCGTCGTGCAGCGACACTATCGAACCGCCTTTCCTAAGATCTCAGCTAAGGACATGGGGTTACTATCCCAAGCGTGTTTTGTCGATCCAACCGATTCCACGACATTCCAGATCAACGGCATCGATCGTGCCGAAGCACTGGTGTTTGCATTGGGCGGTTTCAGTAGCGATCCACGGTTTCCTTTTTCTGGAAGCGGCGGTCCGTTTGTTTATGTTGGGACCGGCAACGTCGACGACTTGGATTCCTATCACTACAACACATCGCGAGACAACCGACTGTTCGAGTTTGACGAGGTTCGCCTAACGATGGGACTGAACGGTGTGTTCGGTTATTCGACCGACGAAGGGCTCTATTGGAATACTTCCACGGCGGCACTGGGTGCAACGGTTGCACCCAACGCCACGCCGGCCGCTCCGTCGGGTGTGACCGCCGACCTTTTCCCCGTCTATCGCCGCAGGAATGACGAAACCTCTTTGCCTTTCGTCTACTTCGATTCGCGAACATACAGTCTTGGTACAACGTCGCGTGCTGTAAACGTCTACCAGCCTACGGCAGGCTCCGTGGGTGTTGCTAAGCCCTACAAGTCACTGCTGGTGAACACCGGCACGACGAGTTCAATTCCTGACGATGGACTGTTTTTTGTCAATCGAGACAGCTTCCAGATCGTCAGTGGTGGGCAGGACGAACACTACGGTGGTGACCCGAGCGCACCAGCGATGGCTTATATCTTCCCTGCCGGTACCGGGTTCAATTTGAATTCCGGATTGGTTGCTGGTGTTGGCAACTACCTCTACACACCCGACCCAACCAATTTCCAGGAAGACAACGTCACGAACTTCTCATCGACGACCCTCGAATCGGATCTGGAGTAG
- a CDS encoding type IV pilus modification PilV family protein, producing the protein MSKSTQKRNGITLIEVMFAMGVMLIGLLGIASVIPVAANYARQTLENDIGTVYASHAVALINSSKFLEPKDLVFVNDETPGLGSDYLRNRPRREPGNFPAAGFQVGTTPSFCIDPWFLNHALSYRDTSGSVNGFHAGVFPYYDSDYSPAVSPNATAMPTGDPNQFPRLWRVFPEIITGSPALSRRIGGAIQSVFQNDDSLSMEFPDDPTLYPQQIAYTSQVGAASNIAVRRLAEGHYSWIATVTPSNSVIAAGAMKLSVVIIRDRVFVPHPSNPLTSTSPLNYAVSADAESNATNERLALITGAIGFVGGLGGSVTVEASTDMNDSIKAGQWVMLSQRNFNPSLPAVHVWYEVNNVSEPSPSTSFTGGWKRTVSLVGPDWPQPDMTSNATHMTIVENAIAVKEIEITL; encoded by the coding sequence ATGTCAAAATCCACTCAGAAACGCAACGGCATTACGCTGATCGAAGTGATGTTCGCAATGGGAGTCATGTTGATTGGCTTGTTGGGAATCGCTTCGGTAATCCCCGTCGCTGCGAACTACGCTCGTCAAACGCTCGAGAACGATATCGGCACGGTCTATGCATCGCATGCTGTTGCATTGATCAATTCGTCGAAGTTCCTCGAACCCAAAGATTTGGTTTTTGTAAACGATGAAACTCCGGGGCTAGGTTCCGATTATTTGCGCAATCGGCCGCGGCGGGAGCCCGGAAATTTCCCCGCAGCCGGTTTTCAGGTTGGGACCACACCATCGTTTTGTATCGACCCATGGTTTTTGAACCATGCACTCTCCTATCGCGATACCAGCGGGAGTGTCAACGGTTTCCACGCGGGCGTGTTTCCGTACTACGATTCCGATTACTCGCCAGCCGTTTCGCCCAACGCTACAGCGATGCCAACGGGCGATCCAAATCAGTTCCCCCGGTTATGGAGAGTTTTTCCCGAGATCATCACAGGCAGCCCAGCACTTTCGCGGCGAATTGGCGGCGCGATCCAAAGCGTGTTTCAGAACGACGACTCGCTCTCAATGGAATTTCCTGACGATCCAACTCTCTACCCACAACAAATCGCGTACACATCTCAGGTTGGTGCTGCGTCGAACATCGCAGTGCGACGGCTGGCCGAGGGGCACTATTCATGGATTGCAACGGTGACGCCATCGAATTCCGTGATTGCCGCCGGTGCGATGAAGTTGTCGGTGGTGATCATTCGCGACCGTGTGTTTGTTCCCCATCCAAGCAACCCGCTGACCTCTACATCGCCGCTGAATTACGCAGTCAGTGCAGATGCCGAATCGAACGCGACCAACGAACGACTTGCGTTGATAACCGGAGCAATCGGCTTTGTTGGAGGTCTGGGCGGATCGGTTACGGTCGAAGCATCGACCGACATGAACGATTCGATCAAGGCGGGACAGTGGGTAATGTTGTCGCAACGCAATTTCAATCCATCTCTACCAGCCGTACACGTTTGGTATGAAGTCAATAACGTATCCGAGCCATCTCCTTCGACAAGTTTCACTGGCGGTTGGAAGCGAACTGTATCGCTGGTCGGTCCCGATTGGCCACAACCTGATATGACGTCAAACGCGACGCACATGACGATCGTCGAAAACGCGATCGCCGTCAAAGAAATCGAAATCACGCTGTAA
- a CDS encoding type II secretion system protein, with translation MIVRQQISNIRPRRGFTLVELLVAISLLGIMATMIGMALSSAQGDARRARAKLQVAKIREILLHRWDDYMVMQMPVSIGGTKQRQASRERARVRLALLRDRMRIEMPDRITDLASPAQTWVTAVRTAPGTYAAATADSVTVPLFDIYRERVVQTYVALGKLPASAVYADVFPGGMDPLPPSTTDDDLWTREHQSAECLYLILSAMNFAGRPALDAFRPSEIADTDGDSMPEIVDPWGTPIAWARWPAGYWVGISETDPVTDFGPDGFDLLNGSLRYRDTSFPDPFNLQPLVVSAGPDGEFDTRFLNGTDPNSTVEISYVGAQFRIVFGGLNEIDPYYVNTDLADADNDYTKGGFEGVGSRADLDGDGYDAAVDNIISSEL, from the coding sequence ATGATAGTTCGCCAACAAATCTCCAATATCCGGCCACGACGTGGTTTTACACTTGTTGAGTTATTGGTCGCCATCTCGCTGCTTGGGATTATGGCGACGATGATTGGCATGGCACTTAGCAGTGCTCAAGGCGACGCCCGACGTGCCCGCGCGAAATTGCAAGTCGCCAAGATTCGCGAGATTCTGTTGCATCGCTGGGATGACTACATGGTCATGCAAATGCCTGTATCCATTGGTGGCACGAAGCAAAGACAAGCATCTAGGGAGAGAGCACGCGTCCGTTTAGCATTGTTACGCGATCGCATGCGTATTGAGATGCCTGACCGGATAACCGACTTGGCAAGTCCAGCCCAAACCTGGGTAACCGCCGTTCGGACGGCCCCGGGAACCTATGCAGCCGCAACAGCAGATTCAGTAACAGTCCCCTTGTTCGATATCTACCGAGAACGAGTCGTACAGACGTACGTCGCGTTGGGGAAACTTCCCGCGTCGGCGGTCTATGCCGATGTTTTTCCGGGGGGGATGGACCCTTTGCCGCCATCGACTACCGATGATGACCTGTGGACTCGCGAACATCAGTCGGCTGAGTGTTTGTATCTGATCCTTTCGGCGATGAACTTTGCCGGTCGCCCTGCGCTCGATGCGTTTCGTCCCTCGGAGATCGCCGATACCGATGGCGACAGCATGCCCGAGATCGTCGACCCTTGGGGGACTCCAATCGCCTGGGCGCGTTGGCCAGCTGGTTATTGGGTTGGCATCAGTGAGACCGATCCCGTCACAGACTTTGGTCCAGACGGTTTCGATTTGCTCAATGGAAGCTTGCGTTATCGTGACACTAGCTTTCCCGATCCGTTTAATCTTCAACCACTAGTCGTGTCGGCAGGACCTGATGGTGAGTTCGACACCCGTTTCCTTAACGGAACAGACCCTAATTCTACAGTGGAAATTAGTTATGTCGGCGCACAGTTTCGCATCGTTTTTGGTGGCCTGAACGAGATTGATCCTTATTACGTCAACACAGATTTAGCGGACGCGGACAACGATTACACGAAGGGTGGTTTCGAGGGCGTTGGTTCAAGGGCGGATCTGGATGGCGACGGATACGACGCTGCGGTTGACAACATCATCAGTTCGGAGCTTTAG